The genomic interval GAAATGGgtagtggtgatggctgcagaACACTGCAAATGTACTCAATACCAATGAACTGTATACTTTAGAATAACTAAGATGACCATCTAACTTGATGGTacgtatgcatgtgtgctaagtcacttcagttgtgtctgactctgtgcaacccaatagaccctttagcccaccagggtcctctgtccatggaattctgcaggcaagaatactggagtgggttgttgtgccctcttccaggggatcttccggacccagcaattgaactcaagtctcttatgtcttgtgtattggcgggcaggttctttaccactagcaccacctgggaaggcctatgttatgtatattttgccacaatattttttaaaatagtttttaaaaatacatgaagagagaatctttttttttattgggtctcTTACCTGCCTGACTGTGGCCCCTACTGCACTTTTCCCTAAAAACCCAGGTGCTCAGAGGACAGTCCAGACTGAGGTATAAAGACTTCCACTATTTATTCCTGAGGCTGTCTGGGGAGATCAAACTACACTCCAGATCTTCATGAATTTTCACTTCGCAAAGATTATACCCAACCTGACACCCACAAAAGCCAACAACACTGATACACCGATGACAACACTGATAAATTGATGCAGGGCAGCAGCCAGGCAAGTCAACAAttgcaattttattctttttaggtTAAAAGATGTACCTTGCTCACCTCTCTCTTCCAATCTATTcctattaaatgtatattttaatttccactATCAGTAGTTTTAATAAATGTAGAATAGAACAGGAAGCTACAACACAAGAAAATAGAGAGGGATTTTTTGAGTCCTAAGCAAGCAGTTTTCTCCTATCAGAGGCTAGATTGCTAGAATAGAAAAAACAAGCACTTTGACATCAGTAACACATTGGACTAAATCCCTACTCTGCCACTTGTCTCTTttcaacctcagttttctcaccagtCAAGTGAGGAAAATTCCTAATTGATTGTGTTGCCAAGTGAGGAGTAAGTAAAGATTGTATGGGCCTAGCTTGTAAAAGGTACTCAATAAAGAATAGCTTTAATTCTCTTTAGTTTCTTAAATACCACCCTGTCACACACATAAACCTCCAAAGTCACCTACAGATCAGGAACTACTGGCCTAAGGTAGAGTTCTTTGCAGAAGATTGGAGATTTCACACTTGTGGGTTAGGAAAAAAgcctccaccaccaccaagaaCAGGGGCTCTAGTCCATGAGATGTTTTGGGAGAACCATATGAATAATTCACCGTCCATATATCTAGAATGAGTCAGAGTatctaattttcattatttttgaccATCACCAAAACCTATTTGGTGGGCTTGGGAAAGAAAAGGGTGGGGCAGTAAAGAGGTAGCCATAATCTATCAAGTTTATTTGGTGAGTTTAATTGAAAATGTGGTGgttgggactgccctggtggtccagtggccaagacactgtgcttccaatgcagggggctcaggtttgattcctggtcagggaactaagatcccacatgacacatggAGcgccccccattttttttttaattaaaaaaaaagaatgtagtgATTGTGCTTGACCACCTTCATAGGGTTTTCAGAAATGTGGCacaagagaaatcactttgcagacttaaaaaataaatttcttttcacCGACATAAAAAACTATAGTTTGGAAGGAGTATGAGGAGACTCTTGCCCATCTGGCATTCAGAGGCCAAACTCAGAATAATATGCTTACTATAAAACAAATGAGATAATAACAGTCCCTCCCTGCAAAGACATTCAAGAAAACCAAGTGCCTGTGCCAGGGTTCCAGGGAGTTACATCATTTTTGCAGGTTGTTCACCATACAACCATAAGAGGGCACCACTCACTTATAAACCTCCTTGATTTCTATATTTACTAAGATAATTTTCCAGAAGGTGGCACTGTAGGTGGGGCtactacagaaataaaaacagcatcTGGAGGAGTTTTACTTGCCGGTAAACGTGTATGTACATGCAGTGCTCATAAACATGACACAGAGTCAGGAAAACagactgattttaaaatagaaaataattgtggctcagatgtaaagagtctgcctgcaatgcaggagacccaggtttgacccctgggtagggaaggtcccctgaagaaggaaatggcaacccactccagtattcttgtctggagaattccatggatggaggagcctccgtgggtcacaaggagtcagacatgactgcgtgactaacacacacgccTGTGTTtccttgacatcagtcttagtaTTACTTTCTTTGATCTGTCTCCTTAGGCaatgacaacaaaagcaaaagtaaacaaatgggaccaaatcaaactaaaaagcttttgcatagtgaAGGAAactttcaacaaaattaaaaagcaacctgttgaatgggagaagatactgggttggccaaaacgttcattcgggtttttctttaccatctaggcTTAGacagtttttttcccctcaaaataaTTGTCCTCCTTGGGGGAAAGTCTGTTAAACTAAAACTGCTAGTTTATCTAACAATAAAGCAAGGACACCATGCATTTTGAGACATGTAGACAACAAAATGACACGCATGTAGGCACAAACTTGAGACacaaagtcagacagacaaaaCCATGACAGTGTGCTCGTGGTAAAAGCAAAGTCAGTGGTGTTCTTCCAGGAGCTAAGAGAAGTCTGCTTTATATTCTGTCTTGCTCACTTAGAACAGCTTTGAGATCTGTCTCCTTTTCATAGGCAATTCAGTAGGTGCTATTACTCTTACAAAGGGGGGAACCAGAAAGTATAGTTCAGTATAAGGAAGCCTGTGTACAGCTGTAGTATATGAACTTTCCAATATATGAACTTTCCGACCAATCACAATGAGCCATAAAATACCACCCTTGAAGTTCCCAGGCAAATGATAGCAGGGTCCTGTACAATTtggactaaaaaagaaaaaaaaattttaagaggaaGAGTCTCTAGAAAAGCCACTCACTAGGGACAGGAAGGTGAGAGCATGGATAGGCTCCACCCTGGAAGCCCATCAATCATGACAGTCCACTTTTCCAGAAACCAGAAGCTCCTTCACTTCAAGTATCTCAGGGAGTCCTTCCAACTGAGCTCACGTTTACTGACTCCTGGAGTtacctcaggggaaaaaaattagttCTCTAACTTAGTAAGATTTGATAGCTCATTCACGTAAGTGCATGTAAAGCTGTATGCTGCTTCCTTGTCTTCATGGGGAGACAAGGGTGAAGCAGGGTAAAAAAAGGAGACAAATTTTGACTTAGACTTCAGTTCTACTGAAGGGCAGGGCAGGCCTTCAGTATTTAGCTCTATTTCACAAGTTCTAAGATTGGCTTTTTTTGAAAAGGTTTGGCATACTGCAGCTTTGTTATGAGGAGGTCTATATTTCCTACATAATCAACCCACACTAAGGGGATTAGAAGCCTGAACACCCTAGGCAGGAGGTAATAGGAACTCCTTTCTACAGGGGGTTCAAAGTCTTCCTTTTTCTAATTATCTTCATGTGGTCTTCTAAAGGTACCTCACCCACCAAGGTTAGTGCCTTTCTACCAAAGTGACAACATGGTACATTAAGTCCAGCTAGGACTGGACACTGAACAATCTCATTCCATACATGTGAGATGGCCCCTTAGCAAGAAATGACGCTACTTTTACATGAGACTGATGCAAACAGTCACTCATGTGCTTCCTCTCGGCTGATTTCTTTTCAGCAAAGCAGTCAAGTACTTATGTACTTATGTACCTCCTTCTACTGGTTTAAAAACATGCTTTCAGGGGTCCAGTAAACAGTCATTAAATGAAAggaaccaccaccaccccctaaTACCATTCTTAAAGGAACATTAGCTTTTGTTATCAAACATTCCATTTTTAACATCAGTTTTCCAATGTTTATACCAActggcccctgcccccaggccatTTGAATTCATATGTATTAAAAACCCTGTCAAGGAGGCGAAGCAGTTCCAAGAAAGCCACACAAAAAGCACATGTAACACACAGCATAAAACCGATCTATTCTGCAGTGAATTTTATTGAATTCAAAGGAGGCACTTctttatgaaaagataaaaaacacaGGGTACACAAGCATGCATTGTGAGACAAACCAGAGTTGAGGCCTGCTCAGAGCAGACCCCAATTCATACAACAGCCTACATGAAGGTGTTTTTATTCAGTACAGACAGACAGCAACAGTAAGTAGCAAAAGCATGAGGCCATAAACACCCTGAAACATGTGCGAGTTCTGGACAGGCTCTgaccactctattattcttttttttccagccagGTAAGTAACAGAACTTATGCACTAATGCAGAAACTTTATAGCTCTTATGccagttggaaatgactgaagtggaGACTTTTTTGCCTCATTAGCTGCCTGCCTACTTCAGACCTGTCTAGCAGGTGTCAGCTCAAGAGGAGCTGTCATCTGGCTGGCTGCCCTCTGCATTGCTGACAGGGACGGGTTTAGGGTGTTTTCTACTCCACCTGCCAGGCCTCCTGGTTGTACCTGGGGCCTGAGCACTCTCAGACTCGGTCACCTGGGGATAAAAGGGACCTACCAGCCAGTTGAGGGGTGTGTTGTTAACAAGATAATCCATCACATCATCTAAAGACTCCTTCATTTTCTGCAGCTGCCCCTTGCTGGAAGCGAGGAGGCCATCAGACAGTTCTTTAAAGGAGGCAGCATTGCGAAACACAGAGTAGATGTCACCAGCCATCACCCCCAAGTGGTTGGCCCGATCTTGAATGTTCTGTGGTAACCCCTGGATGTTGGACAGGAGGGTGTGGCACGTGGTCTGGAGCTGCTGAGTCAGGTTCCGGGCAATAGCAAGAGTACGTGACTCAATGTGCTGAAAGTAAGACAAGTTTAAGAATGAGCAGTGGATTCAACAGTGGTATGTGTGACTTAGTTCACATACATTCAGCTGGGATATGTCCACCACACATGTGGAttctttagctttttaaaattctcacaaCATCCCTGAGCGTGGCAGTATTCTTTCACATTTCATAGGCAGAAcatagagcttcccaggtagctctggtaaagaatctgcctgcaatgcaggagactctggttcagttcctgggtggggaagatcccctggagaagggataggctacccactctagtattcttgggcttcccttgtggttcagacggtaaagaatccgccagcaatgcaggagacctgggttcaatccctgggttggaaagatcctctggaggagggcatggcaactccagtattcttgcctggagaatgcccatggacagaggagcctggtgggctacagtccatggggtcgcagagttggacacgactgagtgactaggtaCACCACAGGTAGAACATAAGCTATGCCCCAGATAACAGCTGGAAAATGGCTGAGTTGGGATTTGAACTACTGCCTGAGGCTTCGAAGTTCATGGTCTTAAGCAGAAGAAACGTAACAGGGGAGACCAGACAGAAGGAAAATACCCTCCACATTAGTAGGACAACTGGAATGTTCTTTCTTCAAGTGAGATATGATGTAAACAAATGATTAATGTTACTTTCAAGGGCAAGTGTGTATTAGCTTTTGGAAGATAAAGAACCACTTTCTAGGACTACAATATGGTATTTCTTCTGTCTGGAACATTCACCCCTTTAATGCCCTTTCACCTAGTTTATTCACCCCTTAGGTCTCAACTGACCACTCATCTCTTCCAGCAAACCATCTGATTCACCCATCCTCACTCCAAGGTTGAGTCAGTACCCTTCCTACAAAGCATTCTCATAGCAACTCTATTTATACTATCAAAAAACCCACTATGCAGTAAAGATACCTGTATTCACTTAGCTTGTACCTTTTATGAGGGAAATGCCTGTTTCTCAGGTAGTTGTGTCCTGATTGGGGCAATATACCTATCTGTAAGTTGTTAAAGTTACTGCACAGTTTTGCTTCTATCACATAACAAGCAACGTGTGTATCCTGTATTGTTCAACTTTTGCTAGAGAAGAATATTCTAAGAAGAATAATAAGAACGCTGAGGTGCCTGGTAAGAATTTCGACACACTCTGTAGTGGATGACCCTGTCCCACATGTCTCACCTCAGCACAGTGGGATTCATCTGTATCATCGTAGCCGATGCTTCTCTTCCACTCCAGCCAGGACAGATAGAGCTTATCCTGAGCATCCTGAATTTTCTGGTTGGCATTATGCACATTCTTCCTGGCAAGTTCAATCTAGAACATGTTGGAAGAAGACAAAGAACCAACTATTAATAGATATTCATATTAGCCTGTTCTCAGGTCTATGATGTAAACCAGCCATCATCAATACTTACAGAAGTTCTTGGTATTTAAGGAGATATCTCTGATAGCATTGTGGCTATCTCTGATAGCGTATCAGAGATAGCACTGTTCTGTTCTGCCCTGTctaagttgctcaatcatgtcggATTATTtggacccggtggactgtagcctgctaggttcctctgtccatgggattcttcaggcaagaatactagagtgggttgccattccctactctgGGGGAtactcccaaaccagggattgaacctgggtctcctgcattacaaacagatttttttccatctgagccaccagagaagcccaagagcaTTGTTACTTGTTATCAATATGTATAAGTCAGCCAAGCAGCCATAGGACTTAACTGCCTCTTATTTATTAAACCACAATCTCCAATTTCCCTCCGGTTTAACACAGGTACGGCAACTGAAATTTAACATGTGTGTAATATACAATTATGAAAGAGAAAGGAACTTAAACTTCCTCTTCCCTGTTGCCAGCCACCTACTTCCCCTTCCAAGAGTAAACTGGTTTCTAATGGCTGAACAATGCATACTGTTCTGTAACTTGGCAATCCTTCAAGGCTACTCAGTAGTCTTTTGTGATGTGTCAATGTAATCAGTCTATTAGTTAATGTGCATTATTTATACTCTTTTGCAACTCTGAATGAATATACATTTCTAGGAGAAAAGCTGCTCCAGGCACAGGTGTGTCTCtaactttcctctttcccttaaATCCTCCAGAAGTAAAAAAACACAAGTATACCTCTCCTCTACACCATCACCCACAGAATCTAGCTTTGCAAACGCCACCAGACAGGAAAGGAAATCAGTAATCTGACCACTCAGCGTAAGATTAACACCGCTTCATGTATTCAGCTAATTATATACTTCCTTTTCTGTGAGTTTTCTATGTGCTCTTGGCCCATTTTTCTACTGGATTGTTCATAATGTAAGATTAAAATTCTTGGATTTTATGATTACGTTTATCCTAACCCTGGAGATAAATGAACTCACTTCCGCTACCTTTGAATGAAGTTGTACTCACCAGGTTGAAGGCGGAATGGAGCTGAGAAATGGTCTCCTGGCCTTTTCGCTTAGCTTCTTCAACCCTACAAAGGGCCTGCTGGTAGGCCCGTGAGCGCAGCTTGGTGGACAGAGATCCCAGTCTAACATAGTAACTCGGCTTCTGAACCATATCGAATCCTTCCACttttttggcttctttttctgaagttataaaaaagggggggaaaaaaggaagcctTAGGGATCACAGCTCTAAGTGCTCTAAGTAACAAGGCTTAAACTCTTAACTTGGATCTTGTCTTTGTTGATTCCACCCACCCATCTGGTAATTATGCACCCCTTTGCCCAAGATGGCTCCTATCTGCTATTGGGCTTAGCAACCCAGAACACATCACTGTGACACGTCATTGACACAGGTCTCTTCCCACCAGAGTGTCttccctggcacacagtaagcactgaATATTTAATAATCCCATATAGTAGCCCACAAAGGGCAATTCATTTGTAGAAAGTATTTCCTTAGGTTAATTTCTCTGGAAGTTTCAAAAATTACTATGTacaaaagaatccgcctgcaatgcaagagacccgggtttgatccctgggttgggaagatcccctggagaagggaagggcaacccactccagtattcttgcctggagaatcccatcgacaaaggagcctaatgggctacagcccatggggtcacaaagcattggacacaactgagtaactgagaaCCCACACATGCGGACAGCGGGTGTGGGATGGGGGAATGGAGACTGACTGTCAACAGGCATGAAAGATCATGAGCTTTACTCTTTGGGGGTGACAGAACTTTTACCTTTGggggtgataaaaatattctacaaCTGGATTGTGGTGAGGCTCATGCAACCAAACATGTAGGAGGAAAACAGGTTGAATTTTTTTGGTATATAAAGTATATCTCAATGAAGCTATTTAGAAAAATTGCTTTAAGATATAAAAACTGGAAGAAGCTCCTTGGTGGCCTAGTAGTCAGGGTTCTGGACTTACACTGCCATGGcccgggttcaattcttggtcagggaactgaaatcccataAGCAGCATGGCGtggcaaaaaaggaaagaaacaacacATTATTTCAAGGCAAAAATCCAGTTACCTAGTTCATCCTTGGTAAGAGGGAGGTACTGGTCTACCAGCAGCTCTGATTTGGTGAGTGCATTTTCTACTCCACTGCTCATCAGCTGCATCACCCGACTTCGTAGGACTGTGTTAATGCTGCCACTGACCACGGACTTGGTCTTCTCCACACTACCAGTCACAGCTCCCTTGGTCCTGTCCACCACCCCCGTGATTGTGCTGGCCACAGAATCCTTGGCCCCGGTCACAGTAGTCGTCACAGCATCTTTTGCCCCAGTCATAGCCCCTTTGGCATTGGCCACAacctatggggaaaaaaagcaggcCATCTGGCTGGTGAGAAACATGGGCACAGATACCTATAGAAAGGTCTTCACTAAGGCAGCACAGCTGAAGAGTTAAAGGATGAATCTGGCCCTTTTACTTTCTAGTTGTGGGTCTTGGACAAGTAACTGAGAGTGGATGAGCCTCAATTCCCTTAACAGGTATAAATGCCCTACCTGCCACCACTCAAAGGTTGTCGGGAGACCAAAAGCGGGAACTGGATAAAAAACTTGTCgaggttttttctttgttttaaactaGATGAACCTGTAGTGAGGCACAAGTGGAACTCTAGAGAAAAATGGCATTTTCCACTGAGATGCTTCTACTGAGCCCCTCATACATGCCTGTAAGCAGAGACAGAGGTACCAGGCACACTACCCCAGGCCGACACACAGAAGTACCAGTTCTCCATTCTACTGGCTGTGCTCTCAGATACCAAGTAAGAAAAGCTTCTATTCACCACCTCTGCATTTATCCAATACCACACAGGACTCAGTGATTTAAGGAAGCAATTTCACCTGCAGAGATGAAGCCACAAATTTAACAGAGATTAGACTAAAGTCTGGCCCAAAGGTGGATAGCTCATCTCTGCTTCTTAAGACAACCTAACAACAGTTCAGGAAGTACGAGAGTGGTCATTACTCAAGGTTGGAACAAATAAGTACTGCCTGTTTGTGGCCTGCAACAATCTGTATTAAAcagataaaacttaaaaaatgtgaGGTGGCAAGCCTCAGCACTCTTGTCCCAAGCTCACCTGGTTTGTTGGCTGATTCAGAATAGGCAGCTTCTCCTCAATCCTGTCTAGCCCCTTACAGGCATAGGTATTGGCAACAGCAACTAGAAGAATCACAAGTGGTGAAAATGTTAACAGTCTGGTAAGAGTGAACACATAACTTGAACCTTTATTCTTACTGtggaaaaacagcaaaaaatatttattttagtttaccACACAATGCTTTGTCTGGTTTCTCAAGTTCAGAAAAGAGATCCTTGCCAGGTTTCCAGCAGCTTCCTTCTACTGACAGGGAaataaggatgtgtgtgtgtggtgggggtgggggagcagcaAGCTGAGGCAGTGACAAGCCAAGAAGGTAGGTGGCCAGGAAGCCTCTTCCTCATCAGTTGTCCCCTAAGGTTAAGAGAAGCCAGGCTTCGCCCGAATCCTCATTCAGGGAATGAGGTATCTAAAAACCCTCAGAATTAGCATTTCCATGCTAGTCTAATCTCTACCTACACTTAATTCAGTAAGTGGCAGTATATTTGGGGTTATCACCAGGAAACTGTGCTAACAGCACCCTGGATCTCCCTAACAAGACCCAGATTTTAGTCCAAGCTCCCCCACCAACTCCCAACATTTGGGGAGTAGCAGAGTTGGAAAGCTACTAAAAGGCTCCCCATGATCCTAAAAGTCCATGATGTAAAAATTTGACAGAATGATTTAATCCCTTATTCCAAAGCAGATAATAAATGTTGAGAAACTGAAaattccactcctaagtatatatatgaaagaacatatgtccacacaaaaacctgtgtaCAAGTGTTCGCATTAGCATTCATTGCTCATGATAGGCAAAAGTTAGAAGCAACCCGAACATCAACTGATACATGAAAATGATATAtccacacaacagaatattaaattattccatattaaaaagaaatgaaatactgagATGATGCTACAATTTGAATGAAATttggaaacattatgctaagtgaaaactagccagtcacaaaagaccacgtgttttatgattccatttatattacaTGTCCAGGATATGCAAATCTATAGAGAAAATAGATTAGTAGTTGCCTAAGGTTGGGGaaaggggcgggggtggtggaGTGATTGAGAATGAGtataaggtttctttttttaaaaaatatggtaaaatatacaaaacaaacttcaccattttaactatttttaggtGTACAATTCACTGGGACTCACAATATTGTTCATTCATAATATTGTGCAACCATTACCGCTCTCATTTCCAGGACTTCTTCCTCATCCCAAACAGAAAGTGGTATGAAGTTTCTTTCTGGAGAGATGACAGTGTTCTAAGATTGATCACGGTGATGCGTGAACAACAcggtgaatatactaaaagccactgaatgGTACACTTTAAGTGGGCAATTTGTatagtgatttctttttaaagcagttcATGTATACTGTGTAGTCCCAAGGAAGTCAGTTATTTCAGTTTACTCACTGATTCCCTGTTTGATCTCACTTGCCAACAGAGAAACATCTCTGGGGAATTTCTTTTAATATCATATTTGCCATTGCTCTGAAGCAGGCCTTCTATAACAATGAGCATCACCTGGCAGTTCTCAGAAAAGGCAGTTATGTGTCTCAGGAAAGGCTGAGGATTCCCTGACTGATGAAAGCTCAGGCCGTAAGGCTAGCCTTCATTATTCAAACCAGCTTTGCGCTCACTCTCAATGACTATATGGGACTAAATTTTGAGGCCAAAATGAAAACTCACTTTGTGGCTCTAACTTTTGGATGATTGGCAGCGCGCTGGTCACAGCCACAGAAGTGATGGTCTTCATGCCCTTCTCTGCCATCTCACATAGAGACTTCAAGTAAGGATACTGATCCTTTGTACTGATGTAAGCCGAGGAGACCAGATCATACGTGGAGCTCACCAAGGGGAGGTTGGCCACCCTGGTCACCACACTCTGCAaccaagagggagggaggagttaATGTCTACAAAACAGGGCTGGTGGGGAAAGGAATCAAGAATCATCCGTCTATTTATAAATCATACCAGTTGTGGTTCAACTGCAACAGATGCCATCTTTCTtgctggagaaagaagaaatctgCAGAAGAGAAGCTTATTTCAGAACACTGTGACAAGATTCCCAGATTAATTCTCCAACCCCAGGTTTCAAGTGAGCAAAATTCAAGATACAGTCAGTGGAGTCTGCACTGCTCCCACCCTCTGACTCTCAGAGGTCTCCCCTGGGCAGACAAGTCCTAAAAGAAGGCTTCAGAGCTCATGGGTACAATATACCAACTTGAAGTGTTCAATTCAATGCTTTCCCCACCGGGACATTAGAGACACCTTTTGAAGAAAAAGATCTATCCACAAAAATGCTAACCAGGTAACATCCATGTAAAAACTAGAGAGATATTTCAAGAAGAAGATATCTTGGGCAGTCAGGCCGATCAAGATGGAGCActttgggatgggggtgggggaagtcaAACTTTTCTTGTCAAAGAACCGAAACTAGTTCAAGGGACATTAAGCACAGAGGGTAAGGAGGTGCTCCGAGGATCGAGAAACTTTTCAGGgagttttaaaatgtcactttagTGTCCCCAACGGCCCACACCTACACAGAACAGCCTCACTGGTAAGCAGCAGGGCTGGGAAGGCAAGAACCAACCCCTTCGGAGCCACTCTGCGGCCGAGGGTCCCAATTTTACAAGAAATGAGAACCACGCCGAAGGCGGAACAGTTATCAATAGCCCGTCCGCGTACCCCACAAAATTCAGCTTTAAGACGATTTTCTCACGCGTTTCCTTTTAACTAATGTCCTCTGGGGTCGATTGGAAACTGCTAGCCCCAACCCAACCAAGGAGCTACAAACGCACCAAGGCAGCGAGCAGAAAAGCAAGCCTCGATCAAGAACAAAAGCGAGGGTGGAAACGCAGGCCCCAGACACCGCCCCTTCCCAGCAGCCGGGGCCCCGAAACCGCCGCGAGGCCGCGAGCGTCCGGCCCGAAGCCCGCGTTGGCCGAGCCACAGGGACCGCAGAGGGGCGCGCACCCACCAGCCAGCAGACGCCCAAGCGCGAAGATCCGGTGAGTCTGTGAGGCGTTCACAGCTCACCGACCGGCGCGCCGGAATATATACCCGCCCCGCCCCTGTCCGCCCCCGTGCCACGTGACCCCCGGCCTTCTGCCCGGGCGTAGGGGGCGGCCCTGCCTGGATCAAGAGTGCTGGGGATCCCGGTGCAAATATGTGGCGGGTGCCCACGCTGGCTTTGTAGTTTCGCAAAAGGAAGTGGGGCCCCggtggctcagcattaaagaatctgcgtgTAATTcagaagatgagggttcaatccctgggtcgggaagatgccctggagaaggaaatggcaacccactccagaattcttgcctggagaatcccatggacagaggagcctggcgggctacagactatggtgtcacaaagagtcacaaagagacacaactgaacgactcaGCCACCAAAAGGCAGCGGAGGAGTTGCCGCGAGGGACTCACCGTAACTAACCTGTTAATTTCCACCAGTTCTGGGAATAGAAttgtctttaaaaatggaaacaatggcgTTTGGACTGCTATTTATAGCAAACAACTTCCAAAGTTTTGTGAAATTCTGAAGGATAAAGGACCAGTTTGAAGGGCTATTGTGTTGCTCTTTTTACTTTAAAGTCAGTTTCTTCAACATCTGTCTAATTTAAAGTT from Bos mutus isolate GX-2022 chromosome 8, NWIPB_WYAK_1.1, whole genome shotgun sequence carries:
- the PLIN2 gene encoding perilipin-2 isoform X2, which encodes MASVAVEPQLSVVTRVANLPLVSSTYDLVSSAYISTKDQYPYLKSLCEMAEKGMKTITSVAVTSALPIIQKLEPQIAVANTYACKGLDRIEEKLPILNQPTNQVVANAKGAMTGAKDAVTTTVTGAKDSVASTITGVVDRTKGAVTGSVEKTKSVVSGSINTVLRSRVMQLMSSGVENALTKSELLVDQYLPLTKDELEKEAKKVEGFDMVQKPSYYVRLGSLSTKLRSRAYQQALCRVEEAKRKGQETISQLHSAFNLIELARKNVHNANQKIQDAQDKLYLSWLEWKRSIGYDDTDESHCAEHIESRTLAIARNLTQQLQTTCHTLLSNIQGLPQNIQDRANHLGVMAGDIYSVFRNAASFKELSDGLLASSKGQLQKMKESLDDVMDYLVNNTPLNWLALDFSITDFTSETDEIPDIIALEEEDGPNHSHANGPEPSQGKMLNN
- the PLIN2 gene encoding perilipin-2 isoform X1, which codes for MASVAVEPQLSVVTRVANLPLVSSTYDLVSSAYISTKDQYPYLKSLCEMAEKGMKTITSVAVTSALPIIQKLEPQIAVANTYACKGLDRIEEKLPILNQPTNQVVANAKGAMTGAKDAVTTTVTGAKDSVASTITGVVDRTKGAVTGSVEKTKSVVSGSINTVLRSRVMQLMSSGVENALTKSELLVDQYLPLTKDELEKEAKKVEGFDMVQKPSYYVRLGSLSTKLRSRAYQQALCRVEEAKRKGQETISQLHSAFNLIELARKNVHNANQKIQDAQDKLYLSWLEWKRSIGYDDTDESHCAEHIESRTLAIARNLTQQLQTTCHTLLSNIQGLPQNIQDRANHLGVMAGDIYSVFRNAASFKELSDGLLASSKGQLQKMKESLDDVMDYLVNNTPLNWLVGPFYPQVTESESAQAPGTTRRPGRWSRKHPKPVPVSNAEGSQPDDSSS